CGTAGTGGAGTTCGGTGACGGCGGCCAGCATCCCGGCCGCGACCTGGGCTGCGCCGCCGCCCGGTTCGGGATCGACCACCGCGGTGGCCAGGCCGCGCTGCGCGGCCCGCCAGGCGATCACCAGGCCGATGATGCCGCCCCCGATGACGAGGACGTCGGACCCGTTCGTACGGTGCGTGCGCATGGGCGTCCAGCCCCTCCCTTCGCCGGCATGACCCGGATCAGGTTCGTACGGTCGGAGGCCGCCCAGCCTCCCTCTCAGCCCGGTGCGCCCGGGCTCCCGCGAGTGATGTGCACGGCCACCCTAAACCCCTGGCCCGCGCTGCCTGCAAGGGAGCGGACGGGGGCACGGGAAAGGCGATCCGGCGGGCGCTTCCCGGGAACCGACTACCTGACGGACCGTCAGGTGTTTAAGGTGGACGGGTGGACGAGCAGACCGGACAGCAGCAGACAGAGCCGCGGCAGCGCCGCCGCGTCGTGATCGCCGGAGCGGGCATGGCGGGTGTGCAGACCGCCGTGGCCCTGCGCGAACAGGGCTTCACCGGCCCTGTCACGCTGATCGGCGCCGAACCGCACCAGCCGTACGACCGGCCCCCGCTGTCGAAGGCGGTCCTGCTCGGCAAGGCCGAGGACTCGGCCTTCGACATCGACTTCGAGGCGCTGGACATCACCCTGCGGCTCGGCCTCGACGTGACCGCGCTGCGCGCCGCCGACCACGAACTGGACACCCCGGCCGGGCCCGTCCCCTACGACGTCCTGGTCGTCGCCACCGGCGCCGAACCCCTGGTGCTGCCCGGCACCGAGGGCATCCCGGGCGTCCACCTCCTGCGCACGCTGGACGACGCCGCCCGGCTGCGGCCGGTCCTCGAACGGCAGCACGCCGTCGTGGTCGTCGGCGCGGGCTGGATCGGCGCCGAGTTCGCCACCGCGGCCCGCGCGGCCGGCTGTGCGGTCACCGTCGTCGAGGCGGCCGAACGCCCGCTCGCCGGCGCCCTGCCCGCCGAGGTCGCGGCCCCCATGGCCGCCTGGTACGCCGAGAGCGGCGCCGGACTCCTCACCGGGGCCCGGGTCGACCGCATCGAAGCCGGCCGGGTGGTCCTGGCGGACGGGCGTGCGATCCCGGCGGACGCGGTCGTCGTCGGCATCGGTGCCCGGCCCGCGACCGGCTGGCTGGCCGGATCGGGGATCGAGCTCGGCCCGGACGGATCGGTGACCGCCGACGCCTCGCTGCGCACCTCGCTCCCCGATGTGTACGCGGTCGGGGACTGCGCCTCGTTCCCCTCGGCCCGGTACGGCGAGCGGCTGCTCGTCCACCACTGGGACAACGCCCTCCAGGGGCCCCGGA
This genomic interval from Streptomyces sp. NBC_00464 contains the following:
- a CDS encoding NAD(P)/FAD-dependent oxidoreductase, which encodes MAGVQTAVALREQGFTGPVTLIGAEPHQPYDRPPLSKAVLLGKAEDSAFDIDFEALDITLRLGLDVTALRAADHELDTPAGPVPYDVLVVATGAEPLVLPGTEGIPGVHLLRTLDDAARLRPVLERQHAVVVVGAGWIGAEFATAARAAGCAVTVVEAAERPLAGALPAEVAAPMAAWYAESGAGLLTGARVDRIEAGRVVLADGRAIPADAVVVGIGARPATGWLAGSGIELGPDGSVTADASLRTSLPDVYAVGDCASFPSARYGERLLVHHWDNALQGPRTVAAAVTAAAPEGDGQPPVYDPVPYFWSEQFGRFVQYAGHHTGADTLVWRGDPAGPAWTVCWLRAGALVAVLAVGRPRDLAQGRKLVESGAELAPERVADPSVPLKSATL